Part of the Listeria innocua genome is shown below.
TAATTGCGCCCTGCTTAACGAACATCGGAACATCCGTCCAGTCTTCGTCATTTACTTCATAATTGATAGTTTGGTTCCCTTCGTAGATATCACCACGATTATAGTCTATCCAAGTTCCCGCTGGTAAATAGATTTCACGCGAACCGGCACCCTCTTCTAAAATAGGAGCTGCAAGGATAGCATCACCAAACATCCATTCATTTGTTAGGTTAACTACATTTTCATCTGTTGGATTATCAAAAGTAAGTGGTTGAACAAGTCCTACTCCAGATTCATAAGCTTGTCTTTCATAGGCATACATGTATGGAATCATTGAATAACGCCAAGTCATACTACTTTTCGCCACTTCTTCTGCAGTCCCGCCGTAATACCAAGGTTGACGTTGTTGATTATCATTACCATGTGTTCTAAATACTGGTACAAGAGAGCTAAACTCCATCCAACGACTATAAAGTTCTGGATCTGGATTTAATACTTGTCCAGAATTGGCATTAAAACCACCTGTGTCCATGCCCCATTTCGTTTGACCTAAATTGATAGTAGACAACATCGTACTTGGTTGTTCTTGCATTCCATTTGCCCAGTCAATTACTTCGCCTTTTTTCCATTGGACGCCGATATCGCCTGACCAAATAGATGTGGAGTAGCGCTGAGCTCCTGGATAATATGTTCTTCCAGTCTGCCAAACACGTTCATTCGTGTAATCACGTTGACCTTCATACATTGCTTGAGATGTAAAACCTGTTGTGAAATTCCCAAACCAATAATCCGCTCCATTGGAGGATACTTTGTCAGTTTCATCATTCCACCAACCGACGATACCTTTATCCAGCGCATCTTCAGAATGAGACCACCACCAATTACGTTCATCCGGATTATACGGATCGATACTTCTAACAGTAACTGGGAACGCGTAATCTTCATACGCTTCTTGGCCTGGATACCAGTAACCATTTGCCTCAGCATCTTTACCTTGTTGCGTTTCCGTTCCATCTTGTAGATTAGTTACCACACGAGGTTTAGTAATACCAATCATTTTTACACCTAGTGCATCCATATCATTTTTTAAAGTAGTGTCTTTTGCGGATGGGAAATTAGTTGTATTCCAAGCAAATTCACCGTAATCCCCTCCATAAACAGGATCTCCGTAAAACTTCCAATCGTAGTCAAAAGCAAAAGAATCAATCGGAATTCCCTTAGCACGATACGTATCAATATTTTTACGGAATTCATCTTCATTTGTTCCCCATTCGAAATTGGAGAAACCAAGAGACCATTTTGGCATCATAGGAGTATGACCAGTTACATCAGCGTAAGAGGACATGATTTCTTCAGGTTCCCCTGACATCAAGTACATTTCTACATTTTCTTTTTCGTAACGACGGCCTTCAACAACGGAATCCCCGTAATAGAATTCCAGCTTTTCTTCGTCTGAAACAGAATAAGGATAACCCCCGTCACTGTCTACTAAAAGGCCATAACCTGCTGTAGACCACATGAACGGGCCACCAGCATTACCTTGTTGACCTGCTTGAGCTGTCTTCCCGCTATTTGCAGCTGTATTATCTCGCTCCATCCCAAGGTCTCCGTCACTAAAACTAATACCATAAGCTCCGTAAACATGGTCAGTTGCACCACGTTTAAATCTCACACCGCCATCGAAAATTCCACCATCAGCCGACTCAGATAATAAAGTTTTTCCCTCTTTATCTTTAAAAGTCATTCGTGCTGGTTCTTTAGAAATTTCAAGTGTGCATTCGTCCGTTGAAATAACCATAGGATCAGATTCTAAATCAATCTCAGCCCCAATTGCTGTAAAAGTTGCATTAGGGTCAATCATCGGTGTTGACTCACTATTTTCGATATTTCGTGGTCGTAAATTAACTTTAAGCAAATTATTGGCAAGTGGTGAAATTTCTAAGTAGTCATCTTCTGCTTCATCCCCGTTATCAATTTTTAGCGTGATAACATTGTCTGTTACAGTTGCCTCTAAAACATTTCCAAGCCCTTCTTCTGCACTTAACTTCGCATATTCTTCTTTACTAAGTTGTTTTGCAGTTTCTCCATTCGCTTGTTGTTTCACTTCTTTTTTCTCTGTTTCTTCTGCGTTAACTTCTACTTCTAATGGTTGCGTTATCCCTAAGTTCAACCAAACAAGCGGCACAACAGCCATACTGACACAAACTTGCTTCATCCCTTTTTTCATCATCTCGCTCCTTTTCATTCAGTAATTGTTACAGGAAAATCATACCACCCTAAATATTCTGATCCATTGTAATTTAGTGAGATTTCTAACAAATGTTCACCAGGCTCTAATCCTGCTGTTTCAATAGTGTACATGTAAGAACCCGTATAGGATGGATACACTGGTTTATAAAGAAATTCACCGTTATCATTAATTATCATCTCGTTCCCAGGAGCTGGTGCGATAAAATCTAGCGCTTGATAAATAAACGGCACAAAAACATCTAAATTTTCGCCTTGTTTAATTGTCCTTGGAGGATAGGTTGCCGTCTGTCCATCAAACGAACGATTCCTAATTTGCCCAGTTAGAAAAATATCTTCTGGAATTGATATTAAATGATTATCACGAAGAAGTAATGTTTCTAAATTAGGCATATTCATCCAAATATCTTTCGCTATATATCCAGAAAGTTCTGCTTGCTCCATGTTAATACTGACTAATTTTTCCATCCCAATGAACTCAGGAATATTAATTCCGAAATTATTTTTACTAAAGTCTACTGTCGTTAAATTAGGATAATTTGCGTTTGGAAATTGAGTAATGTTTGCATCAGATGCTTTTATAGTTTCTAAAGCAGGAAGACTCTCCGATAAGTCAGGCATCTCGCCAATATTATTACTCCAAATAGCTAATTCTGTTGCGTTTGTAAAAACTTCATTATTCAATACATTCAAATCTTCCCCAGTTAAATTTAACCCTGGAAATGGTAGGATTGTGATTGTATCTAAATCTTCTTGCGTGATAATATCATTTACAGAATCTTTATCCAATTCTTCAGCAATCGCCTCAGCAATTGCTTCAACTGGAAATGCCTCAATGATTGGAGCTGGCAAAGGAACTGTATCCGCTTGCACTTTTATTGTTGGTGAAAGTAAAATACAACAACTTACAATGAACAACAATCCAATTATCTTTTTCATCTCTTACTCCTTTCAAAGCACCACCCTCTTCACCTCGAAAAGGGTGGCAATGTGTTTATTATTTAATTACAACATGATCAAAGTTAATTCCCGCTGTATCGCCTGCTTCAAAATCAAAGACGACTTGGTTAATACCATCTTGCAAGGTTACTGGCACTTCCACTACGTCCCAAGTATCCCAGTCAGTCGTTTTCGGTAAAGCAATTTGTTGTTTGTTGCCATTTACATAAACCGTTCTTGTAGCATCTTCCACACCCGCGCTATAACGCACTTCCATCGTATAATCGGATGCCCCATCAACTGCATCAATATCAAACTCAACTGCTTCTTTTTCTTCATCAAATCCAGCTACAAAACCAGTTCCAGTGTAGCCAGCATGGTCACTTGCAGTTGATACATTTGTTAAATGCCCGAATTCCGCTTCATAAGGTGCATGATTTACACCATTTAAAACGATAGCCTGAGTAGTGTCTGTTGCTGCAGTTTTGATGTAAGTTAAGTTTTGTACAGTGTCATAGTAATAAGCGCTCGTTGCTTCATTAAAGGCATCTAGTGTGTCTGCTTTAGCTACCTCAGTTCCTGCAACTGTTACACTTGTTGGCTCTGTACTGAAAACTTGCATCGTTGTTTCATCTGCCATTGCCGGAAGATTGACCGTAACTTTTTCATTTGCAAAGTCTTCAGAAACGCTAATGTCACGCATCTCGCCACCATTTACATCATCATAGAAACTGTACTCGCTGTTTCCTGATGGGTAAACTCGGAACGTTAAATTATCATACGCTTTTAAATCGTTACCTACATTTTGTCCTAGTTGGTAACCATCTGTCATATTCATTGGAATAATCGCTCCAGCTTTTGCAAATACAGGTAGCGTATCAACATCTGCATAGTAAGAAATTGTTTCGCCACCTGGATGGATACCGCCGTTCCAAATATCTATCCATTCGCCTTCTGGTAAATAAACTTCTTTTTCTGTTTGGCCTTCTTGTACAATTGGTGCTACAAGTAAATCATCGCCAAACATATATTGTTCATCTAAATTACGCGTATTAATATCTTCTGGATAATCCATAGCCATTTGACGCATCATAGATTTCCCATTATCAGCAGTATCTTTTGCCGCTGTATAAATATAAGGAAGTAAATTCATACGTGTATATAAATATTTTTGGAATGTTGGTAAAATCGTTTCGTCGCCAGTTCTAGCTACTGCATTCCACGGTGAGCGTTCTTCACTTGGCGATGGATCTGATTTTTCCGAGTGGAACTGCATAATCGGTGCAAAAGCCGCCATTGCTGTTGCGCGTTTATAAAGTTCTGCTGTTGGATAATTTCCTGTGAATCCTGCCATATCCCATGCCCAGTAAGAAACGCCTGATGTTGATGCACTAAGACCTGCTTTTACGGATGCTTGGAAAGAATCAAATGTAGAAGTTTGATCTCCAGACCAGTAAATGCCCGATTTTTGTGCCCCTGAAGTTCCAGAACGGCTAAAGGAAACTGCCTCTGGATTTATACTTTTTGCAAAATCGAAATAGCTGGAAACATAATCTGTTGGATAACGGTTTCTCATTTCTTGCCCTTTTTCCCCGTTAGAAAAAGTTGTATCACGGCCCCAAACCATTTCTCCACCATCTGTCTTGAATCCATCAATTCCGACATCTGTTAGTAAATATTCACGTTGAGATGTCCACCAATTTACCGCATCTTTATTTGTGAAATCTAGTAAAATCCCGTTACCAAACCACTGAGATGCTGGAACTCGGTAAGGCGCCCCTGTTCCATCGTCCGCACTGTACCCTTGACTTATCATGTAGTCTTCATCATTATCTCTTTGTTCATACACTGTATTATCATCTTTTAATACAGGAACTTGCCATAATACAATGTTCATTCCTGCATCATGTACGCTGTCTACCATTGCTTTTGGATTTGTCCATTTCCCGTTAAATGTAAAATCATCATAGGCAAAAGGTTCACCATTTTTCTTCGCAGTATATGTCGCGTCGTTCCAAATGTAGTAAGTTTCTTCATCACTCCATTGTTCTAATACAAATCCCGTTGCTGGAATTTCATTTTCTTTTGCATTAGAAAGTGCTGTACTTACATCAGATTCTCTATCCCATTCATTTGCTGACATCCAAAGTCCGAATGCCCATTTTGGTAATAATGTAGTTTTTCCAGTAATATCTGTGTAGTTATTTACAATATCATTTTGATCTTTTCCGCTGATGACATAATAATCAAGCATATTCGTCATATCGCCATCATTATCTAAAATAAAGCTATATTTGTCTTCTACTTTTGAAGCCATTTGGAATTGTGAATGAAAATCAGAATTCACAAACATACCATATTTATTTGCACTTACAAAAAACGGTACTGCTAAATAAGTTCGTTCAGTTTGTGCTTGGTCTTGGTACTCATTATAAACATAGGTTTCAACATCTTTGCCTCGTTGATTAATAGTATCGTAACGTTCACCAAAACCATAGAACGCCTCATCACTTGGCGTCATAAAATTATTTTGATACTGATTGATAACATTTTTGCCATCTGTCAACCAACCTAAGCTGTTGGCAGTTGTATATTCACTTGTAAGTAGAGTTCCATCTGCTTGGTACACTTCCATGCGGTAAGGAGACTTTTGGATTTCTACTCGCAAATCGTCAGTTGTAACTGTTACTTTATCTGCACCATCATCTACTGTGTAACCAGTTTTTCCAGCATGTCCAGTTTCTTTACCGGTTGGTGATAGTTCCATACGAAGTGTATCTAAATCCTCAAACGAAAGATATAATTTTGGAGTGAATTCACCTGCAGTAGCTGTCATATTTAATGTAATAGAATCTCCATTATCTACAACGCTGCTGACATCTTGCACATACTCCCAGTCCGTCACGTAAAATGTAAACGGACCACTTTCATATTCAGTTCCTCCGTCAGTAGAACCTTTTGTTGTATAAGTAATTTCATCGCCTTTTTCAAATTTTCCTAAATCTGCTTTCCAGTAAGTATTGTTCCCGCTATTATAATCATAAGCTGCTGTAACATTTTCTTGTGCTACCCCGTTTTTAGTCCATTCTACCCAAACATTTTGTCCATCTTCAATTGGCCAGGTAGTAATATTTAATGTCACGTCTTCACCAGCTTTTGGATCTCTAGGAGAACGTTCTGTTGGTTGGACAGTATATAGATCATCATCCCCATATGGCGAGTGATATTCCCCATCCATCGCGAAAACGTTTGTCCCAAATCCACTTAAACAACTAAATATTAGTATGGTCAAAATGAAAATTAAACTAGATTTTCTTCCCTTTCGCTTCATCTCTCTTTCCTCCCTTAATGTATATTTTTACTAAAAACATATTACTTTTGATGTATTATTTCGCAAAATTATTAATTTTTGCATATCTATGATTGTAGAAATAATCACATAATGTTATAATTCTTTCACAGATACACTAAAAAAGTTCAAATTACTAATAATCCTACAAAAAAACGCAACTATGCCAGACCATTCTTCATGGAAAAACAATAATTGCGTTCATCAGAAGACCTTGCTTAAAAAACTTTAAAACAACCAGTTAATACTTTTGAACAAAGTTAACATGTCTTCTCCCTCCTTTTTCATCTATACAGAAATACTAACTCACAAATCTTACATAAAATTAAAAAGCATCAAATTTGAACAAATGGAGCTGAGTTTTATGCAAAATATTGGTGATACATTAAAATTTATTCGGAAAAGTAAAAACTTAACACAACAAGAGGCCTGTACAAATGCTCTCAGTCGCTCTAATTATCAAAAAATCGAGAATAATAAAATCATGCCTAGTATGGACCGTTTTATTCAAATCTTACTTAATTTCAATATGACGTTAGAAGAATTTGAATTTATAAAACGAGACTTTACACCTTCTCCAAAAGAAAATATCCTTTATCTATACTCCAAGATTATTACCTCCTCAGAAACAGATATGATACTTAATGTTATTTCCAAATGCGACGACTACTTAGAAACCCACAACGATATTTTTATCTCTGACATTAAAGCCTCACTTGAAGGCATTTTACTAGCTGAAAAAGAACATAATTTTAAACTTGCTCGAAAGAAAGTAACCTACATTTGGGACAGGCTTTCGGAAGCTGATGAATTATTTTGGAATGACATATTAATATTAAGAAATATTTTCTTTATTTTTGAAAATGAAACTGCTCAACATATTGTAAATCGTCTTATTTCTCAACTTAAAAAATATCGTTACTTATATCCAACACTTTCGATTGAGATTTCTCTTCATGTTAATCGTGCTACTTATTTAATTTTGGACGAAAAATATGAACTAGCTTTGCACTACATTGAATTATCTATTAAAATCGCTAAGCATAACCATTATTACTTACAATTTTGCATGGCTGTTGCGAAAAAAGGAATTGTTCTGTATAAGCTAGGTGAAAAACAAAAAGGTAAACACTTTATGCAACGAGCGCTCAGAGTGGCTAAAGTGCTTGAAGAAGAACGTATTTTAAGCGGGATTAAAAATGAAATCGATTATTTTCTTCATGATGAGATGCATAACCTCTCTTTGAATGAATTTACAAAAATAGACATATAAAAAAAGCCTAAATCTAGCTTCTTCAACTGTTGTTGAATGACTAGATTCAGGCTTTTATTGTTGGCGCTCTTTAAAGGCGCGTTCAATATCACGTTTTGCTTCTTTTTGTTTTAAGTCTTGGCGTTTATCGTATTTCTTTTTACCTCGAGCTACACCGATGAGTACTTTTGCGTAGCCATCTTTAATATACATTTTTAGTGGAACAATCGAATAACCGGACTCTTTCGTTTCTCCAATTAAACGGCTGATTTGCTTCTTATGTAAGAGCAACTTGCGCGTTCTTAGTGGATCATGATTGTAGCGGTTCCCTTGTTCATATGGACTAATGTGCATATTGTGTAAGAAAATTTCCCCTTTGTCGATACGTGCATAGGAATCTTTTAAGTTTACCCGTGCGTTTCTGACGGATTTGATTTCAGTACCTTGCAGGACAATGCCAGCCTCAAAAGTTTCTTCAATTGCGTAATCGTGGCGCGCTTTTTTATTTTGCGCGACTAGTTTACCATCACCTTTTGGCATAACTCCCCATCCTTTCTAGCGACGTTTTTTCTTCTTCGGGCTTTCTTTTGCTACACCTTGATAAAAAGGTTTTTTCTTCTTTTTCTTTTTAGGTTTTGTATACCATTCGTCTTCTTTACGTTCTGATTTTGGTTTCACGTCTTCTGATTTACCAGTTCTACGTTTGTTACGACCTTTTTTTTGGTTACTCTTAAAGTTTCTAGTTTTATCAATCGGTTTTTCACGTTGACGTTTTTGTTTATCGCTCACCGGACCTGGTTTGCCTTCACTACGAAGAGCAAAATCGATTTCACGAGCATCTACGTCGACTTTAGTTACTTCTACTTCCACTTCATCACCAATACGATAAATTTGGCCTGTTCTTTCGCCAATCATCGCTAATTGATTTTGGTGGAATTTGAAGTAATCGCCTTTCATTGCGCTCACATGGACTAAACCTTCAATTGTGGTCGGAAGTTCAATAAATAAACCAAAATTGGTTACAGAGCTAATAATTCCGATGAATCGTTCGCCCACTTTATCGACCATGAACTCAGTTTTCTTCAGTTCGTCAGTTTCACGTTCAGCTTCTACTGCACGTCGCTCCATTTTTGAGCTATGTTCAGCAATCTCAGGAAGCTCCTCAGCGCGTTTTTCTAAAGTTTCTGGACGAACATCCCCGTTTATTAAATATTCTCTAATAAGCCTATGAACGATTAAATCCGGATAACGACGAATTGGCGACGTGAAATGTGTATAAAAATCAGTAGACAAGCCAAAGTGTCCCGCGCTCACTGTATCATACTTCGCTTGTTGCATCGAACGTAGCATTACAGTCGAAACAACCATCTCTTCCGGTTTACCTTTTACTTCTTCTAGTACTTGTTGTAAGGCAGCTGGGTGAATATCATTGGCAGTTCCTTTGACAATTAAGCCAAAATTAGTAATAAATTCAAAGAAACGTGCTAATTTGTCTTCTTTTGGATCTTCATGAATACGATAAATAAATGGTACATCCATCCAGTGAAAATGTTCTGCAACTGTTTCATTCGCAGCAAGCATAAATTCTTCAATCAAATGCTCTCCCGCTGAACGTTCGCGCATAACGACTGCTTCTGGATGACCTTCTTCATCAACGACTACACGTGCTTCTTTGAAATCAAAATCAATCGCGCCACGTTTTTCACGTTTACGGCGAAGGATTTCAGCCAAATGTTGCATCGCTTCAAGCATTGGAACGATTGGCGCATATTTTTCACGCAATGCTTCGTCTTTTTCAACTAAAATATCATTAACGTCTGTATAAGTCATTCGTTCCGTTGTTTTAATAATACTTTCAAAAATTTCATGATTAACTACGTGGCCCTCTTGGTCAATTTCCATTTCACAACTCATTGTAAAACGGTCTACTTGTGGGTTAAGTGAGCAAATGCCATTCGAAAGTTTATGTGGCAACATTGGAATTACTCGGTCGACCAAATAAACACTTGTTCCGCGGTCTTGCGCTTCTTTATCAAGTGGCGAGCCTTCTGTTACATAATGCGTTACGTCTGCAATATGCACGCCTAGCTTCCAGTTGCCATTTGGTAATTGTTTGACAGTAACTGCATCATCCAAGTCTTTGGCGTCTGCCCCGTCAATTGTAATTATCATTTGGTCACGAAGATCGCGACGATTACCAATATCTGAATCATCAACCACATCGGGTGCTTTACTTACTTGCTCCATTACTTCTTCCGGGAACCCGATTGAAATACCGTGTTTATGAATAATCGATAAAATATCCACACCTGGGTCATTGCGGTGACCGATGATTGATTTAACAACCCCTCTTGCACGCGCATGCCCAGTTGCATATTCCGTCAATTCAACGATAACTTTATGACCGTCTACCGGTTTTAAGCCATCCTCTAAATCAATTTCCACTTCACCGAAAAGTCGTTTATCATCTGGCATCACAATTGGAGTACCAGCTAAGTCTTCCATATAAGTTCCGACGATTTGTGTTGTCTTCCGTTCGACAATTTTCTTAATCGTACCTTCTGCCAAATTATCGCCTTTACGTTTCGTGATCGTCGCAAAAACTAAATCACCGTTCATTGCATCTTTAACTTCATTTGGCGGGATAAAAATATCGTCCATTTCTTTCTCTTCCGGGAGAACAAAGCCAAAACCTCGTTCATGTGCGCGAAATGTTCCTTTTACTAAGTCCATTTTTTCTGGTAATGCATACCGATTCTTCCTTGAGCGGACAATAGTTCCGGAATCTTCCAGTTTTACTAAAGCTTTCACCATTAATTTAAAGTCATCCGCATTGTTTAAAGCTATTTCTATTTCTAAATCTTCTAGCGCAAATGTTTTATCAGGCGCTGAAGTTAATAGATTCATAATTTTTTCTTCCATTTGTTTTTGTTCCACTTCTGTCCCTCCTCTCTCTGTTTTAAAAATTGTTTATTCTTGCCAATCTAAGCTATCTAAAAATGTTAAAATCGCTTGGTTTACGTCTTTTCTTTCTTTGTCTAATGTGATGACATGACCAGATTCTTTAAACCAGTGTAACTCTTTCTTTGTTGATTCTACTGTATCATAAATCAGCTGTGCCCCGCTCACATCAACCATATCGTCTTTTTCACCTTGAACGACCATGATTGGTGCATAAATCATATCTATTTCAGAAACGACGCCATTAATTTCATCTTTTAGTTTAGCGATAGTATTCATTGGCGCGTCTTTATAGGCGACCATTTCTGCATCGATTTGTTCAGGCGTTTTACCTTCTAATTTTTTATAATTACGCACATAATCTAAAAAGCCTTGAATTATTGGCGATGAGCTGTCCATTCTTGTTGGAGTACTCATGGCTATAATTCCCTTTAACGGCCTAGAAAAACCTAATTTTAGTGAAAAAAGTCCACCGAGCGAAAGTCCTGCTACAGCGATTTCCGTGTAACCGAGTGATTTTAGGTGATCATAGGCTTTAAGAACATCTTCCCACCAGTCGTTTGGTCCTGTTTTTAGTAGTAGGTCTGGTGATACGCCGTGGCCTCTGTATTGAGGCGCATAGCAAGTGTAATTGTTTTCTTGTAAAAACCTACCTAATATTCTTACATCCGCTGAGCTACCTGTGAAACCGTGTAAGAGTAACACTGCTCTTTTGCCTTTTTCGAATAAAAATGGTTGTGGTGGTGTTATTTTCATAGTAAATATCGCTCCTTGGTTCTTTTTGGAGTTTTGGTTGATCTGGGGTGGGTGTTGTTTTTGTTGGAGTTTTAGGGGGATTTGTTGTACTTAAAAATTTGTGCTCCCCTTTTTGTGTTGTTCGTCCACTTTTTTATGGAAAACAATACTCCACCTTGTTACGCCTTGTATTGGAGTTCTAGGGGATTTGTTGAACTTAAAAATTTGTGCTCCCCTTTTTGTGTTGTTCGTCCACTTTTTTAATGGAAACAACGCTCCACTTCGTTACGCCTTGTATTGTAGTTCTAGGGAAGCGGACTACGCTTCTGGAGAACTACAATAATAAAAAACCACCTAAATTTTCATTCAGGTGGTTAACATCTCGTTACTGTACAAAATATGCCAGTGCAATTAGTATTGCGAAGAAAACAATGGATAGAACGATGGTTGTACGATGTAGAATAAGTTCTAGTCCTCTTGCTTTTTGCTTACCGAATAATTGCTCAGCTCCACCAGAGATGGCGCCGGATAAGCCAGCACTTTTACCTGGTTGAAGTATGATAACTGTAATTAACAGTACTGATACGATGATGAGTAAGACCGTTAAAACTGTACTCATTGTTCTTTCCTCCTAAA
Proteins encoded:
- a CDS encoding TIM-barrel domain-containing protein, whose translation is MKKGMKQVCVSMAVVPLVWLNLGITQPLEVEVNAEETEKKEVKQQANGETAKQLSKEEYAKLSAEEGLGNVLEATVTDNVITLKIDNGDEAEDDYLEISPLANNLLKVNLRPRNIENSESTPMIDPNATFTAIGAEIDLESDPMVISTDECTLEISKEPARMTFKDKEGKTLLSESADGGIFDGGVRFKRGATDHVYGAYGISFSDGDLGMERDNTAANSGKTAQAGQQGNAGGPFMWSTAGYGLLVDSDGGYPYSVSDEEKLEFYYGDSVVEGRRYEKENVEMYLMSGEPEEIMSSYADVTGHTPMMPKWSLGFSNFEWGTNEDEFRKNIDTYRAKGIPIDSFAFDYDWKFYGDPVYGGDYGEFAWNTTNFPSAKDTTLKNDMDALGVKMIGITKPRVVTNLQDGTETQQGKDAEANGYWYPGQEAYEDYAFPVTVRSIDPYNPDERNWWWSHSEDALDKGIVGWWNDETDKVSSNGADYWFGNFTTGFTSQAMYEGQRDYTNERVWQTGRTYYPGAQRYSTSIWSGDIGVQWKKGEVIDWANGMQEQPSTMLSTINLGQTKWGMDTGGFNANSGQVLNPDPELYSRWMEFSSLVPVFRTHGNDNQQRQPWYYGGTAEEVAKSSMTWRYSMIPYMYAYERQAYESGVGLVQPLTFDNPTDENVVNLTNEWMFGDAILAAPILEEGAGSREIYLPAGTWIDYNRGDIYEGNQTINYEVNDEDWTDVPMFVKQGAIIPMQQPQNYVGESAVKTVYLDTFASEKDTSFTHYDDDGKSFDYEKEVYLKQKMTTSKTADTTTFTVGAKEGSYKADTENYIVKLHGNAAESVQVNGTDSKLYDDLSALENADGSGYAVSSDIYGAVTYVKVPAQGDADTVITATGSKSVEQTGTYEMEKGSSFANIVAEKPVTEQTYVDGYDSDGSGTTIYANVKDAGDYNVDLTYKNASEDNQSLSIFVNGEYVKQTTLKPAADWTVQAENLPLAAGKNSISYKVVTDTGDKADQVALDKVNIGFTPTVAKVEAEEAALSGTLKVANDHWFYSGEGFVGGFGAAGDEIKFEVDVPADGEYVLNTRTANGSGMPQTLDLYTNGTYNSRVTFPSEGENWNIWTDTEKAVNLKAGTNKITFLMDGETTGNINIDRILVSADPINSPVQSEVNLLDNGGFERDPAATTNWVESHPDGQDKAYGVDSGSGVNPPESPAFGSQSAYFYLPGAYQQTLAQQIAVPTNNANYDVEAWVKVSKDDTAKAQMTVNNYDSSEGQTIDLVADNVWHYVSIKDVKVTTGNINTSFVMDSKGGTSIHIDNVRVMPSAK
- a CDS encoding internalin N-terminal domain-containing protein, with protein sequence MKKIIGLLFIVSCCILLSPTIKVQADTVPLPAPIIEAFPVEAIAEAIAEELDKDSVNDIITQEDLDTITILPFPGLNLTGEDLNVLNNEVFTNATELAIWSNNIGEMPDLSESLPALETIKASDANITQFPNANYPNLTTVDFSKNNFGINIPEFIGMEKLVSINMEQAELSGYIAKDIWMNMPNLETLLLRDNHLISIPEDIFLTGQIRNRSFDGQTATYPPRTIKQGENLDVFVPFIYQALDFIAPAPGNEMIINDNGEFLYKPVYPSYTGSYMYTIETAGLEPGEHLLEISLNYNGSEYLGWYDFPVTITE
- a CDS encoding TIM-barrel domain-containing protein, coding for MKRKGRKSSLIFILTILIFSCLSGFGTNVFAMDGEYHSPYGDDDLYTVQPTERSPRDPKAGEDVTLNITTWPIEDGQNVWVEWTKNGVAQENVTAAYDYNSGNNTYWKADLGKFEKGDEITYTTKGSTDGGTEYESGPFTFYVTDWEYVQDVSSVVDNGDSITLNMTATAGEFTPKLYLSFEDLDTLRMELSPTGKETGHAGKTGYTVDDGADKVTVTTDDLRVEIQKSPYRMEVYQADGTLLTSEYTTANSLGWLTDGKNVINQYQNNFMTPSDEAFYGFGERYDTINQRGKDVETYVYNEYQDQAQTERTYLAVPFFVSANKYGMFVNSDFHSQFQMASKVEDKYSFILDNDGDMTNMLDYYVISGKDQNDIVNNYTDITGKTTLLPKWAFGLWMSANEWDRESDVSTALSNAKENEIPATGFVLEQWSDEETYYIWNDATYTAKKNGEPFAYDDFTFNGKWTNPKAMVDSVHDAGMNIVLWQVPVLKDDNTVYEQRDNDEDYMISQGYSADDGTGAPYRVPASQWFGNGILLDFTNKDAVNWWTSQREYLLTDVGIDGFKTDGGEMVWGRDTTFSNGEKGQEMRNRYPTDYVSSYFDFAKSINPEAVSFSRSGTSGAQKSGIYWSGDQTSTFDSFQASVKAGLSASTSGVSYWAWDMAGFTGNYPTAELYKRATAMAAFAPIMQFHSEKSDPSPSEERSPWNAVARTGDETILPTFQKYLYTRMNLLPYIYTAAKDTADNGKSMMRQMAMDYPEDINTRNLDEQYMFGDDLLVAPIVQEGQTEKEVYLPEGEWIDIWNGGIHPGGETISYYADVDTLPVFAKAGAIIPMNMTDGYQLGQNVGNDLKAYDNLTFRVYPSGNSEYSFYDDVNGGEMRDISVSEDFANEKVTVNLPAMADETTMQVFSTEPTSVTVAGTEVAKADTLDAFNEATSAYYYDTVQNLTYIKTAATDTTQAIVLNGVNHAPYEAEFGHLTNVSTASDHAGYTGTGFVAGFDEEKEAVEFDIDAVDGASDYTMEVRYSAGVEDATRTVYVNGNKQQIALPKTTDWDTWDVVEVPVTLQDGINQVVFDFEAGDTAGINFDHVVIK
- a CDS encoding helix-turn-helix domain-containing protein; amino-acid sequence: MQNIGDTLKFIRKSKNLTQQEACTNALSRSNYQKIENNKIMPSMDRFIQILLNFNMTLEEFEFIKRDFTPSPKENILYLYSKIITSSETDMILNVISKCDDYLETHNDIFISDIKASLEGILLAEKEHNFKLARKKVTYIWDRLSEADELFWNDILILRNIFFIFENETAQHIVNRLISQLKKYRYLYPTLSIEISLHVNRATYLILDEKYELALHYIELSIKIAKHNHYYLQFCMAVAKKGIVLYKLGEKQKGKHFMQRALRVAKVLEEERILSGIKNEIDYFLHDEMHNLSLNEFTKIDI
- the smpB gene encoding SsrA-binding protein SmpB — encoded protein: MPKGDGKLVAQNKKARHDYAIEETFEAGIVLQGTEIKSVRNARVNLKDSYARIDKGEIFLHNMHISPYEQGNRYNHDPLRTRKLLLHKKQISRLIGETKESGYSIVPLKMYIKDGYAKVLIGVARGKKKYDKRQDLKQKEAKRDIERAFKERQQ